In Campylobacter sp. 2014D-0216, the following proteins share a genomic window:
- the dnaJ gene encoding molecular chaperone DnaJ — protein sequence MELNYYEILEISQNSDKDTIKKAYRKMALKYHPDRNQGDKEAEEKFKLVNEAYEVLSNDEKRSIYDRYGKDGLKGQAGGFGGFGDIDLGDIFSSFFGEGFGFGSSSQRREKKEKYPRDLKIATKITFKEAVFGCKKKIDFRYKTFCKSCNGSGSENGKEDICSYCGGKGQVGVRQGFMTLVQTCNHCHGNGKVIKDKCKTCHGNGYEEIKDQIELDIPEGIDNEMSLRVQNKANELPNSSQRGDLYIKIIVEDDERFIRHEDDIYTIVPVFFTQAALGKTIKISTIRGEADLKLPVGAKDKQKFELANEGVKNIHTGKLGSHIVQIDIKFPKNLNEEQKNLLLQLEKSFGIADEEAFIEQESLFDKIKSWFSH from the coding sequence GTGGAACTTAATTATTATGAAATATTAGAAATTTCTCAAAATTCTGATAAAGACACTATTAAAAAAGCTTATAGAAAAATGGCCTTAAAATACCACCCTGATAGAAATCAAGGAGACAAAGAAGCTGAAGAAAAATTTAAACTAGTTAACGAAGCTTATGAAGTATTAAGTAATGATGAAAAAAGAAGCATATATGATAGATACGGAAAAGATGGCTTAAAAGGCCAAGCAGGTGGTTTTGGTGGTTTTGGAGATATTGATTTAGGGGATATTTTTTCAAGCTTTTTTGGAGAAGGCTTTGGATTTGGCAGCTCTAGTCAAAGAAGAGAAAAAAAAGAAAAATACCCACGTGATTTAAAAATAGCCACCAAAATCACATTTAAAGAAGCTGTTTTTGGCTGCAAGAAAAAGATTGATTTTCGTTATAAAACTTTTTGTAAAAGCTGCAATGGAAGTGGTTCTGAAAACGGAAAAGAAGATATTTGTTCATATTGCGGTGGTAAAGGACAAGTAGGCGTTAGACAAGGTTTTATGACTCTAGTTCAAACATGTAATCACTGTCATGGAAATGGAAAAGTCATTAAAGATAAATGTAAAACATGCCATGGAAATGGATATGAAGAAATAAAAGATCAAATCGAGCTTGATATACCTGAAGGCATAGATAATGAAATGAGTCTTAGAGTTCAAAACAAAGCCAATGAACTTCCAAATAGCTCACAAAGAGGAGATTTATATATCAAAATTATTGTTGAAGATGATGAGAGATTTATCAGACATGAAGATGATATTTATACTATCGTTCCTGTGTTTTTCACTCAAGCTGCTTTAGGAAAAACCATAAAAATCTCCACCATAAGAGGAGAAGCAGATCTAAAGCTTCCAGTTGGCGCAAAAGATAAACAAAAATTTGAATTAGCCAATGAAGGGGTTAAAAATATTCACACAGGAAAATTAGGCTCGCACATTGTGCAAATTGATATTAAATTCCCTAAAAATCTCAATGAAGAACAAAAAAACCTTTTATTGCAACTTGAAAAAAGCTTTGGTATAGCCGATGAAGAAGCGTTTATTGAGCAAGAAAGTTTATTTGATAAAATAAAATCTTGGTTTAGCCATTAA
- a CDS encoding response regulator transcription factor has product MINVLMIEDDPDFAEFLAEYLAQFNIKVTNYEDPYLGMSAGIKNYDCLILDLTLPGLDGLEVCREIREKYSIPIIISSARSDLSDKIVGLQIGADDYLPKPYDPKEMHARIMSLIRRSKRVNETPEKIINSAFKIDEKRHEISYNDEVLVLTPAEYEILSYMIRQHGFSVSREQLVYHCKSLKDKDSKSLDVIIGRLRTKIGDSSKAPKHIFSVRGIGYKLIG; this is encoded by the coding sequence ATGATTAATGTTTTAATGATCGAAGATGATCCAGATTTTGCGGAATTTTTAGCAGAATATTTAGCTCAATTTAATATTAAAGTTACGAATTACGAAGATCCTTATTTAGGAATGAGCGCTGGTATAAAAAACTACGATTGTTTAATCCTTGATTTGACTTTACCAGGACTTGATGGTCTTGAAGTTTGTCGTGAAATAAGAGAAAAATATAGCATACCTATTATCATTTCTTCGGCTAGAAGTGACTTAAGCGATAAAATCGTAGGACTTCAAATAGGTGCAGATGATTATCTTCCAAAACCATATGATCCAAAAGAAATGCACGCAAGAATCATGAGTTTGATTCGTCGTTCAAAACGTGTAAATGAAACCCCAGAAAAAATTATCAATTCTGCATTTAAGATTGATGAAAAAAGACATGAGATCAGCTATAATGATGAAGTTTTGGTTTTAACTCCTGCTGAATATGAAATTTTAAGCTATATGATCAGACAACATGGTTTTTCAGTGAGTAGAGAGCAGCTTGTATATCACTGTAAAAGTTTAAAAGATAAAGATTCTAAAAGCTTAGATGTGATTATTGGAAGACTTAGAACTAAAATCGGT